A window of Fuerstiella sp. contains these coding sequences:
- a CDS encoding sulfate adenylyltransferase, translated as MVDLIAPHGGLTEPVCCTVPEADRESFLADAGGLTGVPVSAADLSGVYRFADGTLSPLTGPMTSAQWNQVLQDSTVDSAGDKYAWTIPVALPVTSELAGQLSTGQKVALTSPDGNIVATVDIKDVYEWDKPYYLKSVYGTERTDHPGADMVLVNDAEKTHLIGGEIQALPQPRNPSFGQYVLTPREVRATLAKTGWEAVVAFQTRNPLHRAHEYAMVYALEELLRAGKNAGAVLNPLIGETKGDDVSAEIRMRTYEALIEGRGLGEGDSDTDLWAHRSESVPDRVRLLGLDIKMFYGGPREAVMHGIYRQNMGYTHIVIGRKHADAPFKDGSAIWGDFDAQEIFGQLNGDLKIQPVNVGFAAYYESLGRVDLMSNHDEEKPVFISGKAVRETLQKGEMVDPRIMRESTSEILAAAMKQE; from the coding sequence ATGGTCGACCTCATTGCCCCTCACGGCGGGCTTACCGAACCTGTTTGCTGTACCGTGCCGGAAGCAGATCGCGAATCTTTTCTGGCAGACGCAGGTGGACTGACAGGCGTCCCCGTTTCGGCTGCCGATCTGTCCGGTGTGTATCGATTTGCCGACGGTACACTCAGCCCGCTGACAGGTCCGATGACGTCCGCTCAATGGAATCAGGTCCTCCAGGATTCAACGGTAGATTCTGCCGGCGACAAATACGCATGGACGATTCCGGTCGCCCTGCCGGTCACTTCAGAACTTGCCGGGCAGCTGTCAACAGGGCAAAAGGTTGCCCTGACGTCCCCGGACGGAAATATTGTGGCAACCGTCGACATCAAAGACGTTTATGAGTGGGACAAGCCATATTACCTCAAAAGTGTATATGGAACAGAACGCACCGATCACCCCGGCGCCGATATGGTACTGGTCAATGACGCTGAAAAGACACATCTGATCGGCGGAGAAATTCAGGCGCTCCCGCAACCCAGGAACCCGTCATTCGGACAGTACGTCCTGACACCACGTGAAGTTCGCGCCACTCTGGCAAAGACAGGCTGGGAAGCTGTTGTCGCATTCCAGACGCGCAATCCCCTGCACCGGGCTCACGAATATGCCATGGTCTACGCACTGGAAGAACTACTTCGTGCGGGAAAAAATGCAGGAGCGGTTTTAAATCCACTGATTGGAGAAACCAAGGGTGACGATGTGAGTGCTGAGATCCGTATGCGGACTTACGAAGCTCTCATCGAAGGTCGTGGACTGGGAGAGGGAGACAGCGACACCGATCTATGGGCACATCGTAGTGAAAGTGTGCCTGACCGCGTCAGGCTGCTGGGTCTGGATATCAAAATGTTCTACGGAGGTCCCAGGGAAGCTGTGATGCACGGCATCTACCGCCAAAACATGGGTTACACACACATTGTAATTGGGAGAAAGCATGCCGATGCCCCATTCAAAGACGGATCAGCTATCTGGGGTGATTTCGATGCACAGGAAATCTTTGGACAACTCAATGGTGATCTGAAAATTCAGCCGGTGAATGTCGGATTTGCTGCGTATTATGAATCACTGGGCCGAGTCGACCTGATGTCGAATCATGACGAAGAAAAGCCGGTCTTCATTTCCGGCAAGGCAGTTCGTGAAACATTGCAAAAAGGTGAAATGGTTGATCCAAGGATCATGAGAGAAAGCACGTCTG
- a CDS encoding secondary thiamine-phosphate synthase enzyme YjbQ, whose protein sequence is MKTLTKELWMDIPQRRQIVSIHDEIERLVNESGVQEGLVLVNAMHITASVFINDNEPGLHRDYDKWLEDLAPFNPSAERYHHNRTGEDNADAHHKRQIMGREVVVAVTQGQLHLGPWEHIFYYEFDGRRRKRILIKIIGK, encoded by the coding sequence ATGAAAACACTCACCAAAGAACTTTGGATGGACATTCCACAGCGGCGTCAGATTGTTTCAATTCATGACGAGATCGAACGACTGGTGAACGAAAGCGGAGTCCAGGAAGGTCTGGTCCTGGTCAATGCCATGCATATTACCGCCAGCGTGTTCATCAATGACAATGAACCAGGACTGCATCGGGATTACGATAAATGGCTGGAAGATCTGGCTCCGTTCAATCCGTCAGCGGAACGATATCACCACAACCGAACCGGTGAAGATAACGCTGACGCTCATCATAAGCGTCAGATCATGGGTCGCGAAGTTGTTGTTGCTGTCACCCAGGGTCAACTGCACCTGGGACCATGGGAACACATCTTTTACTACGAATTCGACGGGCGCCGACGGAAACGAATTCTGATCAAGATCATTGGCAAGTAG